The DNA sequence CCATAAGCACACCTGTTATTATTTTTCTGATTCATGTCATTTTTCGGAAATTATTACGTCACATACGTTCCAGGGGAAAAAACATACGAAGAGCTGTGGTTGCGGGGGCAGGAGATTTAGGGAAAAATCTGGTTAAGGAGGTGGAGTCCATTCCCTGGGCGGGTATCGATGTTTTGGGTTTCTTTGACGACAAAGTCTCTCCGCAGACCAGGGAAGAGATCGGGAAACCCATTTTGGGAGATATCTCAATGCTTCCATGTTATCTTAAAAACAATGATATCGATTATGTATATATTGCCTTGCCCATGAGGGCTGAAAAGAAGATATTCACCATATTGAGAGAGTGCAGATCCCTGGGTGCCAGAATATTTCTTATTCCTGATCTTTACGTGTTTGGCCTTCATCATGCAGAAGTGCAGTCATTGGGAAAATTGCTCCTGCTCAATTTCAATCCTCATACCGAGTGGAAAAGGACGTTTGATGTATTGTTTTCAAGCATGGCGCTGCTGTTGACTCTCCCGGTCACACTCATCATCATTCTATTGATTAAACTTGAAGATGGCGGACCTGTAATCTACCGGCATAAACGGATTGCCTCAGCAGGAAAAACCTTCGACTGCATGAAATTTCGTACTATGCGGGTGGGGGCGGAGGAAGAGTTGAAGAGACTTCTCGCCGAGGATCCGGAATTGCGTGCCGAGTGGGAAAAGTCATATAAATTGAAAAAAGATCCGAGAATAACCAGGATCGGCAGATTCCTGCGCAAGACCAGCCTGGATGAGTTGCCGCAGTTCTTTAACGTCCTCAAGGGAGAGATGAGTGTTGTGGGTGCCCGGCCGATTGTCGATCATGAACTCAATGAGTTTTACAAGGAAAGCGCCGGTCGCTACTGCTCCATGAAACCAGGGATTACCGGTATGTGGCAAGTGGGCAGAAGATCCGATACCGAGGATTATGGGGATCGGGTAAAGTTGGATGACTGGTATATCCTTAACTATTCCTTGTGGACTGATATAAAAATTATCGGCAAAACTATTATCACGGTCTTCAAAGGGAATGGGGCATATTGAGCGGATACCTGTTTTCGGTACAAAATGAGGAAGCCCATCATTGTTTGTTGTCTATAAAAGATTATTATCTAACCCAGCTGAACAGTTATCTTGCTTTATACGAAGACTTTCAAGGGTAAGATATTTAATAAGATAGAACGGTACAGTTAAAATAAGGAGACAAAGTATGCAGGGAAACGTTAATCAAATAACGGTTACGCAGGCAAAGAGAGAGGCGTCATCGATCTTTCTTGCCAAGGTGTTCAACTGGATGGCCGTGGGGCTCGGATTAACCGGCATCGTCGCTCTAGTGACTGCTGAGTCCGGTATAGCGCTCAACATTGCCTCGAGTCCTATTTTTTTCATTCTCATCATCGCCGAATTGGGAATGGTCTTTTATCTCTCGGCAAGAATCGAGCGTATTCAGGCCGGTACGGCCACGCTGCTCTTTTACGGTTATGCAATCCTGAACGGTCTGACCCTGTCCGTCATTTTTCTGGCCTATACCAGATCATCCATCGCCGGGACATTTTTCATTACCGCGGGGATGTTCGGCGCCATGGCAGTATACGGGATGACAACCAAAAAAGATCTTTCCGGATGGGGCTCATTCCTCTTTATGGGGCTTATCGGTATCATCATTGCGACAGTGGTGAATATTTTTCTGCAAAGCTCCAGCCTTTATTGGGCCATCTCCTTTATAGGTGTCTTTATTTTCACCGGGCTGACCGCCTATGATGTACAGAAAATAAAGAATATGGGAGAAAAGGGCATCCTGGAGCAGGGAGAGGAGGCCATCAAAAAAGGGGCAATAATGGGTGCACTTGCCCTCTATCTTGACTTTATCAACCTCTTCCTCATGTTATTGAGGATCTTCGGCGGCAATAGAAATTAACAATTACCTTTCCGGGCGCAGCTTCTTTTTGCCGAAGCTGCGCCCCTCCCGATTCAGGAGATAGAGAGTAGTCAATGGAATATTCTTTTGCCGGCAAGAGAATTGTTGTGGGCATCACCGGAAGCATTGCCGCATTTAAAGTTGCGGGCTGGGTAAGTACCCTTGCCAAAGAAGAGGCCAGAGTCGCGGTTGTGATGACGGAATCGGCGCAGAAGTTCATAGCACCACTTACCTTCTCCGCATTAACGGGTGAGCCTGCCTACACTTCCATGTTTAATCAGGCTCAATCAAGCCCGATGTCCCATATCGACCTCGCTCAGGATGCCTCTGCTTTTCTCATTGCGCCGGCCTCGGCCAGGACAATTGCCCGGCTGGCTCACGGCATTGCCGATGATCTGCTGAGTACGACAGTGCTGGCGACCAGAGCGCCTGTCGTCGTCTGTCCGGCCATGAATCCGAAAATGTATCTTCATCAGGCAACGCAGGATAACCTCGAGAGGCTGCGTCAATTCGGCTATCATATAGTGGATCCGGATTCCGGACTGATGGCCTGCAAAGATGAAGGACAGGGGCGCCTGGTGGAATGGGAGAGTGTGCAGGAAGTTCTGCTGCGCTGCCTTCTGAAAAATGATCTGCAAGGAGAGCGGATACTGATTACAGCCGGTCCAACCAGAGAAGCACTTGATCCCGCGAGGTTTATCAGCAACAGGTCTTCCGGAAAAATGGGATATGCCCTGGCGCGGGCAGCATATAGAAGGGGTGCGGACGTTGTTCTTGTCAGCGGCCCGACAGCCCTTCAATGTCCGTTCGGAGTGAAAAGGATAGATGTTGTTACAGCCCGGGAGATGTATGATGCCGTCCTCGCTGAGTTCAATAATGCCACTATGCTGATCAAATCGGCGGCCGTGAGTGATTTCAGGCCGGCTGTGAGCTTTGAGCACAAGGTTAAGAAAGAAAATGCTGGTGAGACCATTGAGGTGGTACGCAATCCCGATATTCTCTATGAAATTGGGAGGCTGAAGAGAGATCCCGAGCAAATCGTGGTGGGATTCGCTGCTGAGAGCGGGAATCTGATAGAAGAGGGTAAAATAAAGCTGCAGCGCAAAAATCTGGATTTAATTGCTGTTAATGATATTACCTCCGCTGATTCCGGCTTCGAGGTGGAGACCAATAAGATGATTCTGATTGATGCTGAAGGTTCGAAACAGCTTCCCTGGGCGTCGAAAACTGACACGGCTCATATGATCTTCGATTATATCTGCCAGAATTTAAGAAAAACAGGAAATTAGAGGCCTTGGAAGACGGAACTCACCAGTTTTGCCGGCGGTAAGCCTTTAAATAGAGTGATTACCGACAGTCCATGAAAAAATCATTATTGAGGCATGAGGCTGGCTTTACCGGAAACAGCATCTTTTGAATTTTTTGGTAGAACTACAGGGGCACGGGGAGTTTTGGGAAAGAGCTTTTTTGCTGGTTGTCAAATCTCCTTCCCGGTAATACCAAGTATCCTTTCTGCGCACAAAGACGCTGTTTTCCCGCATCTCGATGAGCATCGAATTCTGGATAAAGGTGGCGGTGTAACTCACCAGGCCTTCTTTTGCCTCCTCTGAGGGGAGCGGGGCTTTTTCGATAGTCAGGCTGAGCCATCGTACGCTCTCTTCCAGGGGGAGGGTATCAGGTCGGAAAGGGTAATCCCAGCTGTTGAGGAGATGGGCTGCATCCTGGAGGACAAAAGCCGTATATCTTGAGCGCATCAGCATCTCCGGAGTTGCAGCCAGGGAGTGGTCGGCGAGAATCGGTGCACAGCAGTATTGGAATTCTTTGCCGCTGCAGCAGGGACAGCTATGGGTGCCATCGGTTTTCCGGTTTTTCTCTTTCATATGCTCATGGTCGTATTGGAGTAGTCACATTTCCCCGAATTTTTTGTTAATTCCTATTTATATCCGGAAAAAAATATTTATCTTGATGGTCGATCTATACAGTTGCGGCATCTGCTTGCCGGTCTGGAGAAGCAGTAAGGCTATGCAGAGGATTGAAGCAGATGATACCAAAAGTCGTTTATCATATTTTTTCGCTGCCGGTGAAAGCTCTGCTAACATTGCTGTGGCTCAGGATTTCCGGAAGAGATTTTCTGATCAGTGGCAGCTGCCATAGCTGTGGACAGTGCTGCCGGAGCATTAATCTAAAATACTATAAAGGCTGGATCCGCAAAGAGCAACAGTTTGATGAGCTGCTGCAGGAGCATCCTGAGTATGAGATATTCCACATTGACGCAAAGGATCACGAAGGTTTTCTCCAATTCAACTGCTCAAAGTTCGACCCTGAGGCCGGCTGTCTGGATTATGCAAATCGACTCGACGTCTGCAAAAGGTATCCGAGTAAAATGTTGCTCCTGCGTGGTGATTCATTGATTTCTGGTTGCGGATATAGTGTCAAAGAAGGGATTCCCTTTAAGAAACATCTAACCGCGGAGATGCGCAGGAAAGAGTACCGATGAAAAGAATACTCGTAGTCGAACCTTATTTTGGGGGATCCCATAAGCAATTTATAAGAGGGCTGCAGAAAAACATCGAAGCTGAATTTCTTCTTATTACCCTGCCGGCAAGGAAATGGAAGATGAGAATGCAGTTATCAGCTCCATGGTTCGCCGACTGCGTCGGCAAGATGAAAAACCGATATTTCGATACGGTCCTCTGCTCCACGTTTGTCGATGTGGCCGTTTTAAGAGCGTTATTGACTCAAATGGACAATTGGAATGCCGGATGTGATTTTTGTACATATTTTCATGAAAACCAGTTTGCATATCCGGTTCGCAGTGCAGATAGGGCGAGTCACCTTTTCGGGACAATCAATTTCACAACTGCCCTTGCCTCTGACAGATTAGCGTTCAATTCCTGTTTTAACTGGCAGACCTTTTTTGAAAGCAGTTCCCGGCTGGTCAAAAGAGCAGCCGATATAGATCTGCAGCATCAGTTAGAGCAGGTAGAGGATAAAGCTTCAATTCTTTATCCCGGTATTGATTTCGCACACTTCA is a window from the Desulfopila inferna genome containing:
- a CDS encoding YchJ family protein — encoded protein: MKEKNRKTDGTHSCPCCSGKEFQYCCAPILADHSLAATPEMLMRSRYTAFVLQDAAHLLNSWDYPFRPDTLPLEESVRWLSLTIEKAPLPSEEAKEGLVSYTATFIQNSMLIEMRENSVFVRRKDTWYYREGDLTTSKKALSQNSPCPCSSTKKFKRCCFR
- a CDS encoding sugar transferase, giving the protein MVRVLHLTDCLTVIGYLWLLVYWYRVPWNMYYTRLVILTFILCFVTFQSFQLYRSWRGWQFYTEFIVILKAWGAVVGPLLFFFFIFKISHAYSRLVFLIWTISTPVIIFLIHVIFRKLLRHIRSRGKNIRRAVVAGAGDLGKNLVKEVESIPWAGIDVLGFFDDKVSPQTREEIGKPILGDISMLPCYLKNNDIDYVYIALPMRAEKKIFTILRECRSLGARIFLIPDLYVFGLHHAEVQSLGKLLLLNFNPHTEWKRTFDVLFSSMALLLTLPVTLIIILLIKLEDGGPVIYRHKRIASAGKTFDCMKFRTMRVGAEEELKRLLAEDPELRAEWEKSYKLKKDPRITRIGRFLRKTSLDELPQFFNVLKGEMSVVGARPIVDHELNEFYKESAGRYCSMKPGITGMWQVGRRSDTEDYGDRVKLDDWYILNYSLWTDIKIIGKTIITVFKGNGAY
- a CDS encoding Bax inhibitor-1/YccA family protein; translation: MQGNVNQITVTQAKREASSIFLAKVFNWMAVGLGLTGIVALVTAESGIALNIASSPIFFILIIAELGMVFYLSARIERIQAGTATLLFYGYAILNGLTLSVIFLAYTRSSIAGTFFITAGMFGAMAVYGMTTKKDLSGWGSFLFMGLIGIIIATVVNIFLQSSSLYWAISFIGVFIFTGLTAYDVQKIKNMGEKGILEQGEEAIKKGAIMGALALYLDFINLFLMLLRIFGGNRN
- the coaBC gene encoding bifunctional phosphopantothenoylcysteine decarboxylase/phosphopantothenate--cysteine ligase CoaBC; its protein translation is MEYSFAGKRIVVGITGSIAAFKVAGWVSTLAKEEARVAVVMTESAQKFIAPLTFSALTGEPAYTSMFNQAQSSPMSHIDLAQDASAFLIAPASARTIARLAHGIADDLLSTTVLATRAPVVVCPAMNPKMYLHQATQDNLERLRQFGYHIVDPDSGLMACKDEGQGRLVEWESVQEVLLRCLLKNDLQGERILITAGPTREALDPARFISNRSSGKMGYALARAAYRRGADVVLVSGPTALQCPFGVKRIDVVTAREMYDAVLAEFNNATMLIKSAAVSDFRPAVSFEHKVKKENAGETIEVVRNPDILYEIGRLKRDPEQIVVGFAAESGNLIEEGKIKLQRKNLDLIAVNDITSADSGFEVETNKMILIDAEGSKQLPWASKTDTAHMIFDYICQNLRKTGN
- a CDS encoding YkgJ family cysteine cluster protein codes for the protein MIPKVVYHIFSLPVKALLTLLWLRISGRDFLISGSCHSCGQCCRSINLKYYKGWIRKEQQFDELLQEHPEYEIFHIDAKDHEGFLQFNCSKFDPEAGCLDYANRLDVCKRYPSKMLLLRGDSLISGCGYSVKEGIPFKKHLTAEMRRKEYR